From the genome of Podospora pseudoanserina strain CBS 124.78 chromosome 7 map unlocalized CBS124.78p_7.2, whole genome shotgun sequence, one region includes:
- a CDS encoding uncharacterized protein (EggNog:ENOG503PQWY): MNRVILRPIQRSFMARTGCMPPLLPPIRPVSGISTKRSMTFVTRKPGSTYIPKFRPGDNKLTTLIGAIFVLGGIYVFQSGRVFPNGDVAEKYLPKDVGNHRQGTVNKDYKAYNAWVTEGKKSSSVGKS, translated from the exons ATGAACCGTGTTATCCTCCGCCCAATTCAACGCAGCTTCATGGCCCGTACCGGCTGCATGCCTCCGCTGCTTCCTCCTATCCGTCCTGTTTCTGGCATTTCCACCAAGAGAAGCATGACCTTTGTCACTCGTAAACCAGGCTCAACCTACATTCCCAAATTCAGACCTGGAGATAACAA ACTGACAACTCTAATCGGCGCCATCTTCGTGCTTGGCGGTATCTACGTCTTTCAATCTGGACGTGTCTTTCCCAACGGGGATGTAGCGGAGAAGTACCTGCCAAAGGATGTTGGGAACCATCGACAGGGAACGGTGAACAAGGACTACAAGGCTTACAATGCTTGGGTCACTGAAGGGAAGAAGTCATCATCTGTTGGCAAAAGCTGA